A single genomic interval of Macadamia integrifolia cultivar HAES 741 chromosome 6, SCU_Mint_v3, whole genome shotgun sequence harbors:
- the LOC122081302 gene encoding uncharacterized protein LOC122081302 isoform X5: MADPLRSRKRVYGLRRASDGSAFEKCDFCGVSFAIALADMHECKAKTEHKRLKAANQNRNPRILIVEDQPRSPFCCFMESFRKTHNFNYLEEDRKGFETWKNMTPEERSPFVLLSKMVDLKYDEVLLKEVDELEESGMMSIYVLLDKRPWR, translated from the exons ATGGCGGATCCGCTGAGAAGCCGGAAAAGGGTCTACGGCTTACGCCGTGCCTCCGACGGAAGCGCGTTCGAGAAATG TGATTTCTGTGGCGTTTCGTTTGCCATCGCCCTTGCTGACATGCACGAGTGTAAAGCTAAAACAGAACATAAAAGGCTCAAAGCCGCGAACCAGAATCGAAACCCTAGAATACTGATCGTTGAAGACCAGCCCAGATCACCATTTTGCTGCTTCAT GGAAAGCTTTCGGAAAACccataattttaattatttggaAGAAGACCGGAAGGGGTTCGAGACATGGAAGAACATGACACCTGAG gAGAGGTCCCCTTTTGTTCTTCTATCGAAAATGGTGGATTTAAAATACGACGAAGTTTTGCTCAAAGAAGTGGACGAATTGGAG GAGTCAGGAATGATGTCAATTTATGTGTTACTTGACAAACGTCCATGGAGATAA
- the LOC122081302 gene encoding uncharacterized protein LOC122081302 isoform X3, whose translation MADPLRSRKRVYGLRRASDGSAFEKCDFCGVSFAIALADMHECKAKTEHKRLKAANQNRNPRILIVEDQPRSPFCCFMESFRKTHNFNYLEEDRKGFETWKNMTPEERSPFVLLSKMVDLKYDEVLLKEVDELEADDEADSLGFENFDLKDHGFSNGWDSINSEGFDSSEWSQE comes from the exons ATGGCGGATCCGCTGAGAAGCCGGAAAAGGGTCTACGGCTTACGCCGTGCCTCCGACGGAAGCGCGTTCGAGAAATG TGATTTCTGTGGCGTTTCGTTTGCCATCGCCCTTGCTGACATGCACGAGTGTAAAGCTAAAACAGAACATAAAAGGCTCAAAGCCGCGAACCAGAATCGAAACCCTAGAATACTGATCGTTGAAGACCAGCCCAGATCACCATTTTGCTGCTTCAT GGAAAGCTTTCGGAAAACccataattttaattatttggaAGAAGACCGGAAGGGGTTCGAGACATGGAAGAACATGACACCTGAG gAGAGGTCCCCTTTTGTTCTTCTATCGAAAATGGTGGATTTAAAATACGACGAAGTTTTGCTCAAAGAAGTGGACGAATTGGAG GCGGATGATGAGGCAGATTCATTggggtttgaaaattttgatctG AAGGACCATGGATTCTCCAACGGCTGGGACAGTATAAACTCTGAGGGATTTGATAGCTCTgaatg GAGTCAGGAATGA
- the LOC122081302 gene encoding uncharacterized protein LOC122081302 isoform X2, with translation MADPLRSRKRVYGLRRASDGSAFEKCDFCGVSFAIALADMHECKAKTEHKRLKAANQNRNPRILIVEDQPRSPFCCFMESFRKTHNFNYLEEDRKGFETWKNMTPEERSPFVLLSKMVDLKYDEVLLKEVDELEFQADDEADSLGFENFDLDHGFSNGWDSINSEGFDSSEWSQE, from the exons ATGGCGGATCCGCTGAGAAGCCGGAAAAGGGTCTACGGCTTACGCCGTGCCTCCGACGGAAGCGCGTTCGAGAAATG TGATTTCTGTGGCGTTTCGTTTGCCATCGCCCTTGCTGACATGCACGAGTGTAAAGCTAAAACAGAACATAAAAGGCTCAAAGCCGCGAACCAGAATCGAAACCCTAGAATACTGATCGTTGAAGACCAGCCCAGATCACCATTTTGCTGCTTCAT GGAAAGCTTTCGGAAAACccataattttaattatttggaAGAAGACCGGAAGGGGTTCGAGACATGGAAGAACATGACACCTGAG gAGAGGTCCCCTTTTGTTCTTCTATCGAAAATGGTGGATTTAAAATACGACGAAGTTTTGCTCAAAGAAGTGGACGAATTGGAG TTTCAGGCGGATGATGAGGCAGATTCATTggggtttgaaaattttgatctG GACCATGGATTCTCCAACGGCTGGGACAGTATAAACTCTGAGGGATTTGATAGCTCTgaatg GAGTCAGGAATGA
- the LOC122081302 gene encoding uncharacterized protein LOC122081302 isoform X6: MADPLRSRKRVYGLRRASDGSAFEKWESFRKTHNFNYLEEDRKGFETWKNMTPEERSPFVLLSKMVDLKYDEVLLKEVDELEFQADDEADSLGFENFDLKDHGFSNGWDSINSEGFDSSEWSQE, from the exons ATGGCGGATCCGCTGAGAAGCCGGAAAAGGGTCTACGGCTTACGCCGTGCCTCCGACGGAAGCGCGTTCGAGAAATG GGAAAGCTTTCGGAAAACccataattttaattatttggaAGAAGACCGGAAGGGGTTCGAGACATGGAAGAACATGACACCTGAG gAGAGGTCCCCTTTTGTTCTTCTATCGAAAATGGTGGATTTAAAATACGACGAAGTTTTGCTCAAAGAAGTGGACGAATTGGAG TTTCAGGCGGATGATGAGGCAGATTCATTggggtttgaaaattttgatctG AAGGACCATGGATTCTCCAACGGCTGGGACAGTATAAACTCTGAGGGATTTGATAGCTCTgaatg GAGTCAGGAATGA
- the LOC122081302 gene encoding uncharacterized protein LOC122081302 isoform X1: MADPLRSRKRVYGLRRASDGSAFEKCDFCGVSFAIALADMHECKAKTEHKRLKAANQNRNPRILIVEDQPRSPFCCFMESFRKTHNFNYLEEDRKGFETWKNMTPEERSPFVLLSKMVDLKYDEVLLKEVDELEFQADDEADSLGFENFDLKDHGFSNGWDSINSEGFDSSEWSQE; encoded by the exons ATGGCGGATCCGCTGAGAAGCCGGAAAAGGGTCTACGGCTTACGCCGTGCCTCCGACGGAAGCGCGTTCGAGAAATG TGATTTCTGTGGCGTTTCGTTTGCCATCGCCCTTGCTGACATGCACGAGTGTAAAGCTAAAACAGAACATAAAAGGCTCAAAGCCGCGAACCAGAATCGAAACCCTAGAATACTGATCGTTGAAGACCAGCCCAGATCACCATTTTGCTGCTTCAT GGAAAGCTTTCGGAAAACccataattttaattatttggaAGAAGACCGGAAGGGGTTCGAGACATGGAAGAACATGACACCTGAG gAGAGGTCCCCTTTTGTTCTTCTATCGAAAATGGTGGATTTAAAATACGACGAAGTTTTGCTCAAAGAAGTGGACGAATTGGAG TTTCAGGCGGATGATGAGGCAGATTCATTggggtttgaaaattttgatctG AAGGACCATGGATTCTCCAACGGCTGGGACAGTATAAACTCTGAGGGATTTGATAGCTCTgaatg GAGTCAGGAATGA
- the LOC122081302 gene encoding uncharacterized protein LOC122081302 isoform X4 produces the protein MADPLRSRKRVYGLRRASDGSAFEKCDFCGVSFAIALADMHECKAKTEHKRLKAANQNRNPRILIVEDQPRSPFCCFMESFRKTHNFNYLEEDRKGFETWKNMTPEERSPFVLLSKMVDLKYDEVLLKEVDELEADDEADSLGFENFDLDHGFSNGWDSINSEGFDSSEWSQE, from the exons ATGGCGGATCCGCTGAGAAGCCGGAAAAGGGTCTACGGCTTACGCCGTGCCTCCGACGGAAGCGCGTTCGAGAAATG TGATTTCTGTGGCGTTTCGTTTGCCATCGCCCTTGCTGACATGCACGAGTGTAAAGCTAAAACAGAACATAAAAGGCTCAAAGCCGCGAACCAGAATCGAAACCCTAGAATACTGATCGTTGAAGACCAGCCCAGATCACCATTTTGCTGCTTCAT GGAAAGCTTTCGGAAAACccataattttaattatttggaAGAAGACCGGAAGGGGTTCGAGACATGGAAGAACATGACACCTGAG gAGAGGTCCCCTTTTGTTCTTCTATCGAAAATGGTGGATTTAAAATACGACGAAGTTTTGCTCAAAGAAGTGGACGAATTGGAG GCGGATGATGAGGCAGATTCATTggggtttgaaaattttgatctG GACCATGGATTCTCCAACGGCTGGGACAGTATAAACTCTGAGGGATTTGATAGCTCTgaatg GAGTCAGGAATGA
- the LOC122081035 gene encoding prosaposin-like produces MGVRVGLLFLVVLGISWTCADARTLIISDPSVMQISYEKPKSKIQATTIAATDERVCLLCEQFTAQAVEYLSDNKTQKQVIEGLHLACHKLHSLKQKCIMLVDYYAPLFFLELGTIQPEHFCMKMDLCDQGLIASLEQKPDGCTLCHRTVEEIQIKLKDPDTQLDIIEMLLKACDAVENHVKECKKMVFEYGPLFMDNAEQFLEMTDVCAVLHACKTSVTGVEASSHVEISILSES; encoded by the exons ATGGGTGTGAGAGTAGGGCTTTTGTTTCTTGTTGTACTGGGCATCAGCTGGACTTGTGCGGATGCTAGGACCTTAATAATCTCTGATCCTTCAG TTATGCAGATCAGTTATGAGAAGCCCAAAAGCAAGATTCAAGCTACCACGATTGCTGCAACAGATGAAAGAGTGTGCCTCTTGTGTGAACAGTTCACTGCCCAGGCAGTAGAGTACCTTAGCGACAACAAGACCCAGAAACAGGTTATCGAGGGTCTTCATCTTGCGTGCCATAAGTTGCACTCCTTAAAGCAGAAG TGCATCATGTTAGTGGACTACTATGCCCCACTGTTCTTCTTGGAGCTTGGCACAATCCAACCAGAGCACTTCTGCATGAAAATGGATCTTTGTGACCAAGGGTTAATTGCTTCTCTAGAACAGAAACCAGATGGTTGTACACTGTGTCATCGCACTGTTGAAGAAATTCAGATCAAGTTGAAAGATCCAGACACACAG TTAGATATAATTGAGATGCTTCTAAAGGCATGTGATGCAGTGGAGAACCATGTGAAGGAG TGCAAAAAGATGGTTTTTGAGTATGGACCCCTGTTCATGGACAATGCGGAGCAGTTCCTTGAAATGACAGACGTCTGTGCTGTTCTCCATGCATGTAAAACTTCAGTTACTGGGGTCGAAGCATCTTCCCATGTTGAAATATCCATCCTGTCTGAATCTTAA